The genome window TTGGACCTGCGCCTCCTTGACCGGAATGTCGGGATCCTTGCGCTTGGGCATCTGGTCGTAGCCGTAGATGCCCCATCCGATTACCAGCAGAAGCAGGACCCAGGAGATCTGGCGATTTTCGGTAAAGAAGCGCGCCGTATTGTGAACGTTGGCGATTATCTCTTTGTCTGATCGATGCGCCACGAGTAACTTCCGCCGATCCTAGACTACGGCATGATCCGAATGCTTTGGCCGTCGTATACGATGTCACTGCCCTTGACGATCACTTTGACCCCGGGGTCCAGGCCCGACTCGACGGAGACCTCATCACCAAGGACCGGTCCAATGGTCACGGGTTTGAGGCGCGCGACGGCAGCGCCGTTGTTTTCTTCCACAACGTAGACTGCATAGCCTTTTGGGTCGTCGGGCGGCCGCACGATCGAGCGCATCGGAACCGTCGGCATCGCCTGGCGCTGGGCGTTGTTCGGCAGGTGAAGCGCGGTGACCATCCCGACTCGCAAGCGGCCATCTGAATTCGGGAATGTCGCCTCGACGTCGAAGATCCGGGTGTTGGGATCCGCGGCCGAAGCAATCTTTGAAACCGCTCCCTGGAACACCTGTCCGGGGAAGGCATCGGTCATCATGGTGACGGCGGTGTTCGGCGCAAGTGTGCTCACGATTGCACTCGGTACCCCGAATACTACTTTGACCTTCGTGGTGTCGCCGATCTGAAAGGCCACGGTGTTCACCGCTACCAGGGTCCCGACTTCGATCTTGCGATCCAGCACCAGCCCGCTAAGCGGAGCCTTCAACTTGCAGTCTTCGAGATCGACTTGGGCGTGACGAACCGCAGCTTGTGCGGCGCCCACGCTCGCCTGCGCGGACTCGAAGCGCTGCTTGTAGGTGTCATACTCGGCAGGCGAGATCACTTTCTTCTCGAACAATTGTGAAAACCGGCCAAAGTCGGCTTTGGCTTTGGTTTGCGTCGCGCGCGCGTTTTCCAGATCGGATTGGGCCTTGAGCAGAGTTTGCCTATAGGTGTCATCCCTGATCGAAGCCAGCACGACGCCGGAATTGACTCGGTCGCCGGCCTGCACGTTGCGCAGTTGCCCGTCGGCGCCTTTGACCTGGAGAATCGTCTGAACGTATCCGTTTACCTTGAACGCCACGTCGACTTGAGTGTCGGCGGATACGGCGCCTGAGTAGGAATTGCCCGCCGCTCCTGAGCTGGCGTGGACAGTTTGCACTGTCACCGGAAGTGGGCTTGCAGCCTTCTCATTTTTTGGACCGCAGGCCGCGAGCGTCAGGGCGCACAGGCCGATGGTCGCAAGATGCCTCGAAGAACGCACGATGGATGTGTCGCGATGCGATCGTTTATATTCGCGGTCCAGCACTCTTGACATGCGCGAGATCCTCGAGCCTCACAGGGACATCTGGAATTCAGTCGACCTTGGTCAGCGCCAATCGCGCATCCCGTTGTATCTGCAGACGAGGAGAGCGTCCATAGGCGAGTCGGGCAAACGGCAGAAGCCGGAGCTTCCATAAAGTAGCGTAATCATTTTTTCCTCCCCCGCTCATCGACGACCGATGTGGTCAAGCTTCCATAGCTAAAGTGCAAGAGACCTCCAAGTAATGGAGCCTTGGGAGGTCACGAACGATGGAATAGATGGAGCCGTCTAGCCGCGCTTTTTCTTCTTGGACAGATAGTCGACCAGCATGTACTCGCCCAGATGGTCAGGGCGGGTGTAGAGCGCCCGGCCGTGGTTGATTTGCGTCATCTTTTCCACGAACGCGCGGAGGCTTGGCGAGTCATCCAGCATGAAGGTATTGATGGTGATGTTTTTGCGGGTGATGCGTTCCACCTCCTTCAAGGTTTCCTGCGCGGCGCGCATGCTGATACCGCCGAAC of Candidatus Binataceae bacterium contains these proteins:
- a CDS encoding efflux RND transporter periplasmic adaptor subunit — protein: MSRVLDREYKRSHRDTSIVRSSRHLATIGLCALTLAACGPKNEKAASPLPVTVQTVHASSGAAGNSYSGAVSADTQVDVAFKVNGYVQTILQVKGADGQLRNVQAGDRVNSGVVLASIRDDTYRQTLLKAQSDLENARATQTKAKADFGRFSQLFEKKVISPAEYDTYKQRFESAQASVGAAQAAVRHAQVDLEDCKLKAPLSGLVLDRKIEVGTLVAVNTVAFQIGDTTKVKVVFGVPSAIVSTLAPNTAVTMMTDAFPGQVFQGAVSKIASAADPNTRIFDVEATFPNSDGRLRVGMVTALHLPNNAQRQAMPTVPMRSIVRPPDDPKGYAVYVVEENNGAAVARLKPVTIGPVLGDEVSVESGLDPGVKVIVKGSDIVYDGQSIRIMP